The DNA segment AGTTACATTTCTTTCATATTCTTGAATGTCTGAAATATAATCTTCAGCTGGAGTGATTCCTTTTGTTGAACAATAGTAATCATATACGGCAGCCCAAGGCAATGATTTGGCTTCTTCCAACAAGGCCAAACGTTCGAAATTTTGACCGTTTGCTTCGAAAGAATTCAATTGTGCACTTGGTTCCAATAAGGCTTGTAAAAATGCTTTTTGAGTGGCGCGAACACCAATTACGTAAGCACCAATTCTGTTGATAGACGCATCGAAGAAATCCAATCCTACGTGAACTCTATCCAAAGCTTTGGCACGAATAATTTCTTGAGCAATAGCTTGCAATTCGTCGTTTAAAATCACGACGTGATCGCTATCCCAACGAACACCGCGACTTACGTGAAGCAAGATTTCGGGAGTAAATAATAATAAAGAAGAAATTTTATCGGAGATTACTTCTGTAGGGTGAAAATGTCCCGCATCCAAAGTAATCATTTTGTTGTTGGCAATGCCATAACCCATATAAAATTCGTGGGAACCCACTACAAAACTTTCGCTTCCAATACCAAATAATTTACATTCGATACTATCCAACATCAATTCGTCATTCGATTTGTATTCGAAGATTTTATCCAATGAATTTTTCAAGTTTTGACGATATAACGAACGATCTACAATTAAATCTTTCGACCCGTCTGGAATCCAGATGTTGTGAATACATTTTGAACCCAATTGACGTCCGATTTCTTCGGCAATTTTACGACAACGAATCACGTGTTCTACCCAAAACTCACGAATGGCAGGATCACGGTGTGACAATGTAAATCCATCTGCTGATTTTTCGTGGGAGAAACAAGTGGCGTTAAAATCTAATTTATAACCTTTATCTTTTGCCCAATCAATCCAGCTTTGGAAATGTTTTACTTCAATTTGGTCACGATCTACTTTTTCTCCACCAAAATCTCCGTACAAAGCGTGAAGATTCACTCGGTGTTCGCCCGGAATCAAAGACATTGCTTTGTCAATATCGGCACGAAGTTCGGCAATGGTTCTTGCTTTTCCTGGATAATTTCCAGTTACTTGGATTCCACCCGTCAATTCATCGTT comes from the Flavobacterium limnophilum genome and includes:
- a CDS encoding L-rhamnose isomerase, with translation MKSEQINQAFEYAKTRYAGLGIDVEKAIADMDKLSISLHCWQADDVKGFETGNDELTGGIQVTGNYPGKARTIAELRADIDKAMSLIPGEHRVNLHALYGDFGGEKVDRDQIEVKHFQSWIDWAKDKGYKLDFNATCFSHEKSADGFTLSHRDPAIREFWVEHVIRCRKIAEEIGRQLGSKCIHNIWIPDGSKDLIVDRSLYRQNLKNSLDKIFEYKSNDELMLDSIECKLFGIGSESFVVGSHEFYMGYGIANNKMITLDAGHFHPTEVISDKISSLLLFTPEILLHVSRGVRWDSDHVVILNDELQAIAQEIIRAKALDRVHVGLDFFDASINRIGAYVIGVRATQKAFLQALLEPSAQLNSFEANGQNFERLALLEEAKSLPWAAVYDYYCSTKGITPAEDYISDIQEYERNVTSKR